Part of the Eshraghiella crossota genome is shown below.
CAATGCTTCAAAGGATGCGATTTTTATGCACTGTCTTCCGGCCTTTCATGACCTTAAGACTAAGGTTGGCAAGGAAGTATATGAAAAATTCGGCCTTTCCGAACTTGAGGTAACTGATGAAGTGTTTGAATCGCCACAATCAGTTGTTTTTGATGAAGCAGAGAACAGAATGCATACTATTAAAGCCGTGATGGTTGCAACATTATAGTTTTTATAGTAAAATGCGAGGGTAGGAAGAGAGGTTACCCTTAATGCGTTCAGGTAAAAATAATTTTCAGAAAGTTGTGCGTCTTATAATAGACGTGTTAAATGTAATATTTGGCATTGCGGCAATTGTGCTTACCGTTTTTGTATTTATTAATACCGGTAAGAATAAATGGATGTTCCATATTATTTTTTCAATAGGCGGACTTATGAACATGATGACCGGAATTAAATACCTTATGACCGACAGAAAGGTTTCAGGAATCATTTCGGAAGTAGTAGCAGTTATACTTTTTGTAGTTGCTTACGTAAGTTATCTTGCCATAGGAGGTTGAGAAGATGAGAGAACATGTGCTTGCAATGCTTAAAGAAAGCGATGATTTTGTATCAGGACAGGAACTTTGCGGAAAACTATCCGTTTCAAGGACTGCGATATGGAAGGCAATTAATTCTCTTAAAGAAGCCGGATATGTCATAGAAGCAGTCAGGAACAGGGGCTACCGGCTTGTTTCCTGTCCTGATGTTTTGTTATCTGATGAGATACAAAGCCGGCTTGAGACAAAATGGTTTGGAAGAAAGATATCATATTTTGATGTGATTGATTCAACGAACAGCGAGATAAAAAGGCAGGCTGAAAAAGAATTTATTCCGGGGATGCTTGCAATAGCGGAGAAACAGACACTTGGAAGAGGCCGTAAGGAAAGACATTGGGAATCTCCGGCAAAGACGGGAATATGGATGTCTTTTGCCGTAAAGCCTGATTTACCACCATATAAGGCGTCAATGATTACACTTGTTACAGCTCTTGCCGTGGCTAAAGCAATTAAGGATGTCACCGGCCTTAATACGGAGATAAAGTGGCCTAATGATATTGTAATAGGAAGCCGCAAGGTGGTTGGAATTTTAACGGAAATGAGTGCTGAAATGACCACAATCAATTATGTGGTTATAGGAATTGGAATTAACGTTAATATGGAATCTTTTCCGGCAGAACTTGAGGATAAGGCAACGTCACTTTATATTGCAGGCGGAACTAAAGTAAGAAGAAGCAGTATTGTTGCAAAGTTTGGCAAATATTTTGAAAAATATTATGAAATCTTTTGTAAGGATGGCAATTTGTCCGGAATAA
Proteins encoded:
- a CDS encoding biotin--[acetyl-CoA-carboxylase] ligase, whose protein sequence is MREHVLAMLKESDDFVSGQELCGKLSVSRTAIWKAINSLKEAGYVIEAVRNRGYRLVSCPDVLLSDEIQSRLETKWFGRKISYFDVIDSTNSEIKRQAEKEFIPGMLAIAEKQTLGRGRKERHWESPAKTGIWMSFAVKPDLPPYKASMITLVTALAVAKAIKDVTGLNTEIKWPNDIVIGSRKVVGILTEMSAEMTTINYVVIGIGINVNMESFPAELEDKATSLYIAGGTKVRRSSIVAKFGKYFEKYYEIFCKDGNLSGIKDEYEKLLVNRNKEVYIIEGDSRIKRVAIGIDTDGELLVKDDNGNIEKIMAGEVSIRGIYGYV